In one window of Ruminococcus hominis DNA:
- a CDS encoding aldose 1-epimerase family protein: MAVKLENEFLCVEIAEMGAEVTRIYDKTEDNEILWEGNPVYWKRHSPVLFPNVGKTYKNRVLINGTQYPTSQHGFARDNVFTCIEAANEKASFMLRSSEETKEVYPFDFELHINYKLNKKELTVEWQVKNCGDETMYFTIGGHPAFRFAKPEETKADYVLKVPGKEKLEYVLIDISCGCANVDEVHTLQLSEETYPLSDKLFAKDALVVDNGQIEEAWLCHKDGTPYVGVRSAGFPNYGIWSVEGAPFVCLEPWMGRCDNVGFNAELSEKPNVNKVEAGEKFIKDYTIVVA; this comes from the coding sequence ATGGCGGTTAAGTTGGAAAATGAATTTCTATGTGTAGAGATTGCAGAGATGGGGGCAGAAGTAACACGAATTTACGACAAGACAGAAGACAATGAGATTTTGTGGGAAGGGAATCCGGTTTATTGGAAACGTCATTCACCGGTTTTATTTCCAAATGTAGGTAAGACATATAAAAATAGAGTACTGATTAACGGAACTCAGTATCCAACTTCCCAGCATGGATTTGCAAGAGACAATGTATTTACATGTATTGAAGCTGCAAATGAAAAGGCTTCTTTTATGTTACGTTCTTCAGAAGAGACAAAAGAAGTTTATCCGTTTGATTTTGAATTGCATATTAACTACAAACTGAACAAGAAAGAACTTACAGTAGAGTGGCAGGTTAAGAATTGCGGGGATGAAACAATGTATTTTACAATTGGCGGACATCCGGCATTTCGATTTGCAAAGCCAGAAGAAACAAAAGCAGACTATGTATTAAAGGTTCCGGGAAAAGAGAAGCTGGAGTATGTTTTAATCGATATAAGCTGTGGATGTGCAAATGTAGATGAGGTTCATACGTTGCAGTTGAGTGAAGAAACATATCCGTTAAGTGATAAGCTGTTTGCAAAGGATGCACTTGTAGTGGACAATGGACAGATTGAAGAAGCATGGCTGTGCCACAAGGACGGAACACCATATGTTGGAGTTCGAAGCGCAGGCTTTCCGAACTATGGTATTTGGTCAGTAGAAGGAGCTCCATTTGTATGTTTGGAACCTTGGATGGGACGATGCGATAATGTTGGATTTAATGCAGAGTTATCCGAGAAACCAAATGTAAATAAAGTGGAAGCAGGAGAAAAATTTATAAAAGATTATACAATCGTAGTTGCATAA
- the tig gene encoding trigger factor: MKKKLVALTLAAVMTISMAGCGNTMSDEYVTINKYKGLEITEVEKTEVTDETVENTVKSYLTAAPLKTEITDRAAQDGDTVDIDFVGKVDGKAFDGGTASGASLKIGSGTYIGANGDYKGFEEQIIGHKKGDKFDIEVKFPDDYSESTLAGKVATFSITLNGIYEVSDDTEITDEWVKQNSDTAETVEEFKEEIRTKMKENNESTRQSQLQSEVLEALSEQVEVKKYPDGDIDKEYQAVEDYYTAYAQQYGMELADFLETYMNMTEDDFKKKAKEVAEESVKKKLACELLAKKKKLEPSDKEYEKKVEEYAEKAGYEDVDAFRKAYDEDTIRATILQEAVANYLLESSVQVEAASTDNSTDGSSSDK; the protein is encoded by the coding sequence ATGAAGAAAAAATTAGTAGCACTTACTTTAGCGGCAGTGATGACAATATCTATGGCTGGATGTGGAAATACAATGTCCGATGAGTACGTTACGATTAATAAATATAAAGGGTTGGAGATAACAGAGGTTGAGAAAACAGAGGTGACAGATGAAACTGTAGAGAATACAGTAAAGAGCTATCTTACTGCAGCACCGTTAAAAACAGAGATAACAGATCGTGCCGCACAGGATGGGGATACAGTAGACATTGATTTTGTTGGTAAAGTTGATGGAAAAGCATTTGACGGAGGAACAGCATCCGGTGCATCTTTAAAAATCGGATCTGGAACATACATTGGGGCAAATGGAGATTACAAAGGATTTGAAGAGCAGATCATCGGTCATAAGAAAGGGGACAAGTTTGATATCGAAGTGAAGTTCCCGGATGATTATTCTGAAAGTACTCTGGCAGGTAAGGTTGCGACATTTAGTATTACGTTAAATGGAATTTATGAAGTAAGTGATGATACAGAGATTACAGACGAGTGGGTAAAACAGAATAGTGATACAGCAGAGACTGTAGAAGAATTCAAAGAAGAAATCCGTACGAAGATGAAAGAGAACAATGAGTCTACGAGACAGAGTCAGCTTCAGTCAGAGGTTTTAGAAGCATTGAGCGAACAGGTTGAGGTGAAGAAATATCCAGATGGAGATATAGACAAAGAATATCAGGCAGTGGAAGACTATTATACGGCATATGCACAGCAGTATGGTATGGAGCTTGCGGATTTCCTTGAGACGTATATGAATATGACAGAGGATGATTTTAAAAAGAAAGCAAAAGAAGTTGCAGAGGAGTCAGTAAAGAAAAAACTGGCATGTGAATTACTTGCAAAGAAAAAGAAACTGGAGCCTTCTGATAAAGAATATGAAAAGAAAGTAGAAGAATATGCAGAAAAAGCCGGATATGAAGATGTAGATGCATTTAGAAAAGCATATGATGAAGATACAATCCGTGCAACAATCCTTCAGGAGGCTGTAGCGAATTATTTGTTGGAAAGCAGTGTGCAGGTAGAGGCAGCAAGTACAGATAATTCAACAGATGGCTCTTCAAGTGATAAGTAG
- a CDS encoding DUF1934 domain-containing protein: MTKDVLVSISGLHTDVMQEAEEENEAIEVVNPANYYFRNGKHYIVYDEPVEGVSGTIKNKLKITEDQVVEIMKSGVSNAHMIFEKNKKNQTYYSTPYGQMLVGVNTKEMKVDIKENRIDILIDYELHVNHEAVADSRIKMNIISKSDYRANIAGATEI; encoded by the coding sequence ATGACAAAAGATGTATTGGTGAGCATTTCAGGACTTCATACCGATGTTATGCAGGAGGCAGAAGAGGAAAACGAAGCCATTGAAGTGGTGAATCCTGCCAACTATTATTTCCGTAACGGAAAACATTATATAGTATATGATGAGCCGGTAGAAGGAGTGTCAGGCACCATAAAAAATAAATTAAAAATTACAGAAGATCAAGTTGTGGAAATTATGAAATCTGGTGTTTCCAATGCACACATGATCTTTGAAAAAAATAAAAAGAACCAGACCTATTATTCTACTCCATATGGACAGATGCTTGTCGGAGTGAATACAAAAGAGATGAAGGTTGATATAAAAGAGAACAGAATAGATATTCTGATTGATTATGAACTTCATGTGAATCATGAGGCCGTAGCAGACAGCAGAATTAAAATGAATATTATTTCTAAGTCAGATTATAGGGCAAACATCGCAGGAGCGACAGAAATATAA
- the murI gene encoding glutamate racemase, producing the protein MNDKCKNSAPIGVFDSGVGGLTVVREIVRQLPDENIVYFGDTARVPYGSKSKNTIIRFSEQIIRFLKTKDVKAIVIACNTASALALDAVRHEFDVPIIGVVIPGARAAVEATQDNKVGVIGTDATVQSGMYTKIIQGMNPDIQVIEKACPLFVPLVEEGFKEHVVTEEIIEYYLQSMKESDIDAMILGCTHYPLLRSKIRSYMGERIQIVNPAYETAMDLKQLLKEGNMANDRSKMHSHYEFYVSDTAEKFRQFANTVMPFDVPETNVVNIEEY; encoded by the coding sequence GTGAATGATAAGTGTAAAAATTCAGCACCGATTGGAGTGTTTGATTCCGGGGTTGGCGGGCTTACAGTAGTAAGAGAGATCGTCAGACAATTGCCGGATGAAAATATCGTATATTTTGGGGATACGGCTCGTGTACCATACGGAAGCAAGTCGAAAAATACGATCATTCGATTTTCAGAGCAGATTATTCGCTTTTTAAAAACAAAAGATGTTAAGGCGATTGTGATTGCCTGTAATACAGCAAGTGCACTTGCATTAGATGCAGTAAGACATGAGTTTGATGTGCCGATTATCGGAGTGGTAATTCCGGGAGCAAGAGCAGCGGTGGAGGCGACACAAGATAACAAAGTAGGAGTTATCGGGACTGACGCTACAGTTCAGAGCGGTATGTACACAAAAATCATACAAGGAATGAACCCTGATATTCAAGTGATTGAAAAGGCATGTCCATTATTTGTGCCACTTGTAGAAGAAGGATTTAAAGAACATGTCGTGACAGAAGAAATTATCGAGTATTATTTACAATCCATGAAAGAATCAGATATTGATGCGATGATTCTAGGGTGTACACATTATCCATTACTTCGTTCAAAGATACGCAGTTATATGGGAGAGCGTATTCAGATTGTAAATCCGGCATACGAGACTGCGATGGATCTGAAACAATTGTTAAAAGAAGGAAATATGGCAAATGATCGTTCAAAGATGCATAGTCATTACGAATTTTACGTAAGTGATACGGCAGAGAAGTTTAGACAATTTGCAAATACGGTGATGCCATTTGATGTGCCAGAGACTAATGTAGTCAATATAGAGGAGTATTAA
- the pfkA gene encoding 6-phosphofructokinase has protein sequence MAEKNRKEELEQIEDRVRTIGVLTSGGDAPGMNAAIRAVVRTAIANGIRVCGIRRGYHGLLKEEIIELTARDVADTIQRGGTILQTARCQTMRTEEGQQKAAAICKKYGIDGLVVIGGDGSFAGAQKLANLGVRTIGLPGTIDLDIACTDYTIGFDTAVNTAMEAIDKVRDTSTSHERCSIIEVMGRGAGYLALWCGIANGAEKILLPEEHDYDEQSMIDDIMECKKRGKKNYIIINAEGVGDSINMAKRIEEATGIETRATILGHMQRGGSPTCKDRVYASVMGAKAVELLMEGKSNRVVGYRHGEFIDFDINEALSMKKEIPAHQYEISKTLAL, from the coding sequence ATGGCAGAAAAAAACAGAAAAGAAGAATTAGAACAGATTGAAGACCGCGTGCGTACAATTGGTGTACTGACAAGTGGCGGAGATGCACCGGGAATGAATGCAGCAATTCGTGCTGTAGTAAGAACAGCTATAGCAAATGGAATCCGAGTATGTGGAATCCGCAGAGGATATCATGGATTATTAAAAGAAGAGATCATTGAATTAACAGCACGTGATGTAGCTGATACAATTCAGCGTGGTGGTACAATTCTTCAGACAGCTCGTTGTCAGACAATGCGTACAGAAGAAGGACAGCAGAAAGCAGCAGCAATCTGTAAAAAATATGGTATTGATGGTCTTGTTGTAATCGGTGGAGACGGATCATTTGCAGGAGCACAGAAGCTGGCTAACTTAGGTGTTAGAACAATCGGTCTTCCGGGAACAATTGATTTGGATATTGCATGTACAGATTATACAATCGGATTTGATACAGCTGTTAACACAGCTATGGAAGCAATTGATAAAGTACGTGATACATCCACATCTCATGAGCGTTGCAGTATCATTGAGGTTATGGGTCGTGGTGCAGGTTACCTTGCATTGTGGTGTGGTATTGCCAACGGTGCAGAGAAAATTTTACTTCCAGAAGAACATGATTATGATGAGCAGTCTATGATCGATGATATTATGGAATGTAAGAAACGCGGTAAGAAGAACTACATCATTATCAATGCAGAAGGTGTTGGAGATTCTATCAATATGGCTAAGAGAATTGAAGAGGCAACAGGAATTGAGACAAGAGCAACAATTCTTGGACACATGCAGCGTGGTGGAAGCCCGACATGTAAAGACCGTGTATATGCATCTGTAATGGGAGCAAAGGCAGTAGAGCTTCTTATGGAAGGTAAGTCAAATCGTGTTGTTGGATACAGACATGGTGAGTTTATTGATTTTGATATCAATGAAGCATTGTCTATGAAAAAAGAAATCCCGGCACATCAGTATGAGATTTCTAAAACTCTTGCACTGTAA
- a CDS encoding DNA polymerase III subunit alpha, with protein MNFSHLHVHTEYSLLDGSNKIKEYVARVKELGMNSAAITDHGVMYGVIDFYREAKKNGIKPILGCEVYVAPNSRFDREITGGEDRYYHLVLLAENNTGYSNLMKIVSKGFVDGYYYKPRVDKSLLREYHEGIIALSACLAGEVPRYISKGLYDNAKKAALEYQEIFGKDNFFLELQDHGIPEQGIVNQRLLQMSEELGIELVATNDVHYTYAEDEKPHDILLCIQTGKKLQDENRMRYEGGQYYVKSPEEMANLFPYALQALENTQKIADRCDVEIEFGVTKLPKYDVPDGMTSWEYLNKLCYEGLERRYENPPEELRERLKYELDTIQHMGYVDYFLIVWDFINYAKRHDIAVGPGRGSAAGSIVSYCLEITNIDPMRYQLLFERFLNPERVSMPDIDVDFCFERRPEVIDYVMRKYGKDRVVQIVTFGTLAARGVIRDVGRVMDLPYAFVDNIAKMIPQELNITIDKALKMNSELRSTYESDEQVKYLIDMCKRLEGLPRHSSMHAAGVVISQKSVDEYVPLSRASDGTIVTQFTMTTLEELGLLKMDFLGLRTLTVIQNAVNLAKQKNPDFQIDKIDYNDQAVLDYIGTGKTDGIFQLESAGMKGFMKELKPHSLEDIIAGISLYRPGPMDFIPQYIKGKNDASSITYDCPQLEPILAPTYGCIVYQEQVMQIVQALAGYTLGRSDLLRRAMSKKKGDVMQKERQIFVYGDEETGVPGCIKNGIDEKTANKIYDEMIDFAKYAFNKSHAAAYAVVSYQTAFLKYYYPVEYMAALMTSVIENPSKVAAYIYACRQMNIKILPPDINRGYADFSVDEGNIRYGLAAIKSIGKPIIQTIVEERKEYGEFKNLEDFISRMSTREALNKRAIENFIKAGALDCLGGTRKQFMSIYIQIVDHVNQEKKYSMTGQMSLFDLVSEEEKSDFQIQLPKVGEYAKETKLAFEKEVLGVYISGHPLEEYEEQWQKAISATTLDFQLDEESNHSKVHDGAREIIGGFITEKTMKATKTNQMMAFVTLEDLLGTVEVVVFPRDYEKNRNLLEVDRKVFIKGRVSEEDDKPSKLICEKVVPFNQIKRELWIQFPDKADYLKNEQIVYGYLADSEGEDEVIIYCQAERAVKRLPKNRNIQIAPQVLSKLMNHYGEKRVKVVEKTIENKI; from the coding sequence ATGAATTTTTCACATTTACATGTCCATACGGAGTATAGTCTGCTGGATGGTTCTAATAAAATAAAAGAATATGTAGCCCGGGTCAAAGAACTTGGGATGAACAGTGCCGCAATCACAGATCATGGAGTTATGTATGGTGTGATTGATTTTTATCGGGAAGCAAAAAAGAACGGAATCAAGCCGATTCTTGGCTGTGAGGTTTATGTTGCACCCAATTCCCGTTTCGACCGGGAGATTACAGGTGGTGAGGACAGGTATTATCATCTTGTACTTTTGGCAGAGAATAATACAGGATATTCAAATTTGATGAAGATTGTTTCAAAAGGATTCGTGGATGGGTATTATTATAAACCTCGAGTAGATAAATCGTTGTTGAGAGAATATCATGAAGGTATCATTGCATTGAGTGCATGTCTGGCAGGGGAAGTTCCGCGTTATATTTCAAAAGGACTATATGACAATGCAAAAAAAGCGGCATTAGAGTATCAGGAGATATTTGGCAAGGATAACTTCTTTTTGGAATTACAGGACCATGGGATTCCGGAGCAGGGAATTGTAAACCAGAGATTGTTACAGATGTCAGAAGAGCTTGGCATTGAGCTTGTGGCGACGAATGATGTGCATTACACTTATGCGGAAGATGAGAAACCACACGATATTTTGTTATGTATACAGACCGGCAAGAAATTACAGGATGAAAATCGTATGCGTTACGAAGGCGGGCAGTATTATGTGAAATCACCGGAAGAGATGGCAAATCTGTTCCCATATGCATTGCAGGCACTGGAGAATACTCAGAAAATAGCAGACCGCTGTGATGTAGAGATTGAATTTGGTGTGACAAAACTGCCGAAATACGATGTGCCGGATGGCATGACATCGTGGGAATATCTCAATAAGCTGTGTTATGAAGGTCTGGAGAGACGATATGAGAACCCACCGGAAGAATTGAGGGAGCGATTGAAATATGAGCTGGATACGATTCAGCATATGGGATATGTGGACTATTTCCTGATTGTGTGGGATTTCATTAATTATGCGAAAAGACATGATATTGCGGTAGGACCGGGACGTGGGTCAGCAGCCGGAAGTATTGTGTCATACTGTCTTGAAATTACGAATATTGATCCGATGCGCTATCAACTTCTGTTTGAGCGATTCCTAAACCCAGAGCGTGTATCCATGCCCGATATTGACGTGGACTTTTGTTTTGAACGTCGTCCGGAGGTAATTGATTATGTTATGCGTAAATATGGAAAAGACCGTGTGGTACAAATCGTTACATTTGGTACACTGGCAGCAAGAGGAGTAATTCGTGATGTGGGTCGTGTTATGGATCTTCCATACGCATTTGTTGACAATATTGCAAAGATGATACCGCAGGAGTTAAATATTACGATTGATAAGGCTTTAAAAATGAATTCGGAGCTTAGAAGTACATATGAATCAGATGAACAGGTAAAATATCTGATAGATATGTGTAAGAGACTGGAGGGCTTGCCGAGACACAGTTCAATGCATGCGGCAGGTGTTGTGATCAGTCAGAAGTCGGTGGATGAATATGTACCATTGTCAAGAGCATCAGATGGAACGATCGTGACACAGTTTACAATGACAACACTGGAAGAACTTGGGCTTTTGAAAATGGATTTCCTGGGACTTCGTACATTAACGGTAATTCAGAATGCGGTGAATCTGGCAAAGCAAAAGAATCCGGATTTTCAGATTGATAAGATAGATTACAATGATCAGGCGGTTTTAGATTATATCGGAACAGGTAAGACAGATGGTATATTCCAGTTAGAAAGTGCCGGGATGAAGGGATTTATGAAGGAATTGAAACCACATAGCCTGGAAGATATCATTGCAGGAATCTCACTATATCGTCCGGGTCCGATGGATTTCATTCCACAGTATATCAAGGGTAAAAATGATGCATCTTCCATCACTTATGATTGTCCACAACTGGAACCAATCCTTGCACCGACATATGGTTGTATCGTATATCAGGAACAGGTTATGCAGATTGTACAGGCACTGGCAGGATATACACTGGGGCGAAGTGATTTACTGCGAAGGGCAATGTCAAAGAAAAAAGGCGATGTCATGCAGAAAGAACGACAGATCTTTGTGTATGGAGATGAAGAAACAGGTGTACCTGGATGTATCAAGAATGGAATTGACGAGAAAACAGCAAATAAAATCTATGATGAAATGATTGATTTTGCAAAATACGCATTTAACAAATCCCATGCGGCAGCTTATGCGGTTGTCTCATATCAGACAGCATTTTTAAAATACTATTATCCGGTAGAATATATGGCTGCACTTATGACATCTGTGATTGAAAATCCTTCCAAGGTTGCAGCTTATATCTATGCATGCCGTCAAATGAATATTAAGATTCTGCCACCGGATATAAATCGTGGGTATGCGGACTTCTCAGTTGATGAAGGAAATATCCGTTATGGTCTGGCTGCAATTAAAAGTATTGGAAAACCGATTATTCAGACAATTGTAGAAGAACGTAAAGAATATGGTGAGTTTAAGAATCTGGAAGATTTTATCAGTCGTATGTCGACCAGAGAAGCATTAAATAAACGTGCGATTGAGAATTTTATCAAGGCAGGTGCACTGGATTGTCTTGGCGGAACGAGAAAACAGTTCATGAGCATTTACATTCAGATAGTAGATCATGTCAATCAGGAAAAGAAATACTCTATGACAGGGCAGATGAGTTTATTTGATCTGGTCAGTGAAGAAGAAAAGAGTGATTTTCAGATCCAGCTTCCGAAAGTGGGAGAATATGCGAAAGAAACAAAGCTTGCCTTTGAAAAAGAAGTCTTAGGTGTGTATATTAGCGGACATCCGTTGGAAGAATATGAAGAGCAGTGGCAGAAGGCTATCTCAGCAACGACATTGGATTTCCAGTTAGACGAAGAAAGCAATCATTCTAAAGTACACGATGGAGCAAGAGAAATCATTGGTGGTTTCATTACAGAAAAAACGATGAAGGCTACAAAGACAAATCAGATGATGGCATTCGTAACATTGGAGGATTTGCTTGGAACGGTTGAGGTTGTTGTGTTTCCGCGCGATTACGAAAAAAACAGGAATCTCTTAGAAGTAGACAGGAAAGTGTTTATCAAAGGGCGCGTGTCAGAAGAAGATGATAAACCAAGTAAATTGATATGTGAGAAAGTAGTTCCTTTCAATCAGATAAAGAGGGAGTTATGGATTCAATTTCCGGATAAAGCGGATTATTTAAAAAACGAACAGATCGTATATGGATATCTTGCAGATTCCGAAGGGGAAGACGAAGTTATTATTTATTGTCAGGCAGAACGGGCTGTAAAACGCCTTCCAAAGAATAGGAATATACAGATTGCACCGCAGGTACTTAGCAAATTGATGAATCATTATGGCGAAAAACGTGTAAAAGTGGTCGAAAAGACTATTGAAAACAAGATATAA